Proteins encoded in a region of the Paenibacillus pedocola genome:
- a CDS encoding YtpI family protein, with protein sequence MIMLIKYLLFILLVLFMTGAAVYSLSSRRAADPLERGRRRSIMNILLGAMLVTLSLMSMFLFRGSTISIIVEALFLVIGAFNIFSGLRSYGYYTRSQRGRRA encoded by the coding sequence ATGATTATGCTAATCAAGTATCTGCTGTTTATCCTTCTCGTGCTGTTTATGACCGGCGCCGCCGTATACAGCCTCTCTTCCCGCAGAGCGGCTGACCCGCTGGAAAGGGGCCGCCGGCGTTCCATCATGAATATTCTGCTGGGTGCCATGCTGGTCACGTTATCGCTGATGTCCATGTTCCTGTTCCGCGGCTCCACGATCAGCATTATTGTAGAAGCACTCTTTCTGGTCATCGGTGCCTTCAATATTTTCTCGGGGCTGCGCAGTTACGGATATTACACCCGGAGCCAGCGCGGGAGAAGAGCCTGA
- a CDS encoding YtrH family sporulation protein — translation MNVFLSKAVLDFFIACGIVLGGAMLGGIGAVVSLQPPTQTMLDIADRIKIWALAAAVGGTIDPMRVIESNMVEGNLSPAIKQILYLVFAFLGAHMGSELVKWVCGKG, via the coding sequence ATGAACGTTTTCTTAAGCAAAGCCGTCCTCGATTTCTTCATCGCCTGCGGTATTGTGCTGGGCGGCGCCATGCTGGGCGGAATCGGGGCGGTCGTATCCCTTCAGCCGCCAACACAGACGATGCTGGATATCGCCGACCGGATTAAAATCTGGGCGCTCGCTGCGGCTGTCGGCGGCACCATCGACCCTATGCGGGTCATTGAGAGCAACATGGTGGAGGGCAATCTTTCTCCTGCGATCAAACAAATCCTCTACCTGGTCTTCGCCTTTCTGGGCGCTCATATGGGCAGCGAGCTGGTCAAATGGGTGTGCGGCAAGGGGTGA
- a CDS encoding DNA polymerase III subunit alpha, translating into MSPFVHLHVHSEYSLLDGAARITDLVRRAGEYGMKSLALTDHGVMYGAIPFYKACVANGIKPIIGCEAYLTAGSRRERGSRKDQPIYHLILLAKNETGYKNLMRLVSIGHLEGQHYKPRIDMEALAAHAEGIICLSACLGGEVPQHLLHGRDDEAYKAAKRYQEIFGEDFYLELQDHGIPEQKRVNPKLIALAEECDIQLVVTNDVHYLAKEDAEVQDVLICIGTGKTVDDEQRLKIGTDQLFLKSGEQMAALFPHVPQAIRNTLDIAEKCNLELTFGQHILPEYSPLPEGLDAAAYLRELCRTGLEARYADTPLWASPERKAAAEDRLAYELGVIESMGFSDYFLIVWDFIAYCHRKGIATGPGRGSSAGSLTAYTLRITDVDPLKYNLLFERFLNPERITMPDIDIDFSDERRDEVIAYVVDKYGKEHVAQIITFGTMAARAAVRDVGRALNLPYNEVDKAAKLIPGQLGISIARALESSPDLKALYETHPKTRGLLDMAMKVEGMPRHASTHAAGVVISKGPLTDAVPLQAGNESTALTQYSMEHLESVGLLKMDFLGLRTLSIIERCMNWIREMDGSIPDFRIVPDNDPLTYEMLGAGETTGVFQLESAGVRRVLKDLRPSGFEDIVSVLALYRPGPMEFIPKFIAGKHGEIAVEYPHADLTPILADTYGIIVYQEQIMQIASLMAGFSLGESDLLRRAVSKKKRETLDKERSHFVQGSLQQGYQETDANAVYDMIVRFADYGFPRAHAAAYGVLAFQTAYLKAHYPVQFMAAMLTAVMGTHRKVAEYVLDCRRTGIGVLPPDVNESGVLFTPVPGEGGGHIRFGLAAVKNVGTLAVENIMAVRKERPFDSLLDFCRRVDLRVCNKRVIESLLQAGAFDCLPGHRAQLLAMLDETVDAAAKWRKERDELQIQLFDDLIETPNWEIRYPDIPRFSVTQQLELERELLGLYLSGHPLDDSAALLEEPGMQRLMDLGEAPDESQTVTAGMVVSVKEITTKAGKAMAFVEWEDQIERCEVVLFPEVWKRSRSLIEKGALLALRAKVQQEDEGFKLLAEEVAPLGADALRGLLQRRSAAAARPAGGGRGAPAGAQRSAPASRSGAGGTGAAQGSAGGTAAPAAPPAAPADAARPAAPRPAAAAGENGPRVFIKITPASENPALLSRLQALLQTHPGPAATLLFYEREQRLLALSDSYRIEPAPELIAAVEEMLGAGTVRIK; encoded by the coding sequence ATGAGCCCTTTCGTGCATTTGCATGTGCACAGCGAATACAGTTTACTGGACGGGGCGGCGCGCATTACGGATCTCGTGCGCCGGGCCGGCGAATACGGCATGAAGTCGCTGGCGCTGACGGATCATGGAGTGATGTATGGGGCAATCCCCTTTTATAAAGCCTGCGTAGCGAACGGCATTAAACCGATCATCGGCTGCGAAGCTTATCTGACTGCAGGCTCACGCCGTGAGCGCGGCAGCCGCAAAGATCAGCCGATTTACCATCTGATCCTGCTCGCGAAGAATGAAACCGGCTACAAAAACCTGATGCGGCTGGTTTCGATCGGCCATCTCGAGGGCCAGCACTATAAGCCGCGCATTGACATGGAAGCTTTGGCGGCTCACGCCGAGGGTATTATCTGCCTCAGTGCCTGTCTGGGCGGTGAGGTACCGCAGCATCTGCTGCACGGGCGTGATGATGAGGCATATAAAGCAGCGAAGCGGTATCAGGAGATTTTTGGCGAGGACTTCTATCTGGAGCTGCAGGATCACGGCATTCCTGAACAGAAGCGGGTCAATCCGAAGCTGATCGCCCTGGCGGAGGAATGCGATATTCAGCTGGTGGTTACGAATGACGTTCACTATCTGGCCAAGGAGGATGCCGAGGTTCAGGATGTGTTGATCTGCATCGGCACCGGCAAGACGGTGGATGATGAGCAGCGGCTGAAGATCGGAACAGACCAGCTGTTCCTCAAGAGCGGCGAGCAGATGGCGGCGCTGTTTCCGCATGTGCCACAGGCTATTCGTAACACGCTGGATATCGCAGAGAAATGCAATCTGGAGCTGACGTTCGGCCAGCATATTCTCCCGGAGTATTCTCCGCTGCCGGAAGGGCTGGATGCAGCCGCTTACCTGCGGGAGCTCTGCCGCACCGGGCTTGAAGCGCGGTATGCAGATACGCCGCTCTGGGCTTCGCCCGAGCGGAAGGCGGCAGCCGAGGACCGGCTGGCCTATGAGCTGGGTGTTATCGAGAGCATGGGCTTCAGCGATTACTTTCTGATCGTCTGGGACTTCATTGCGTATTGCCACCGCAAGGGCATTGCTACCGGTCCAGGCCGCGGTTCCTCTGCAGGCAGTCTCACTGCGTATACCCTGCGGATCACGGATGTGGACCCGCTGAAGTACAATCTGCTCTTTGAGCGTTTCCTTAATCCTGAACGGATAACGATGCCGGATATTGATATCGACTTCAGTGACGAGCGCCGCGATGAGGTGATTGCTTACGTTGTTGACAAATACGGCAAGGAGCATGTGGCACAGATCATCACCTTCGGGACGATGGCTGCACGGGCGGCTGTCCGCGATGTCGGCCGGGCGCTGAATCTGCCTTACAATGAGGTGGACAAGGCAGCGAAGCTGATCCCGGGACAGCTGGGAATAAGCATTGCCCGGGCACTGGAGAGCAGTCCTGATCTGAAGGCGCTGTACGAGACCCACCCGAAGACCAGGGGCCTGCTGGATATGGCGATGAAGGTTGAGGGTATGCCGCGTCATGCATCCACGCATGCCGCCGGAGTCGTCATTTCCAAAGGTCCCCTGACCGATGCCGTGCCGCTTCAGGCCGGGAATGAGAGCACGGCGCTGACCCAGTATTCCATGGAGCATCTGGAGAGTGTCGGCCTGCTCAAAATGGACTTTCTGGGGCTGCGCACCCTGTCCATTATCGAACGCTGTATGAACTGGATCAGGGAGATGGACGGCAGTATTCCCGATTTCCGCATTGTGCCCGATAATGACCCGCTGACCTACGAAATGCTCGGGGCCGGCGAGACTACCGGCGTCTTCCAGCTGGAGTCGGCCGGGGTACGGCGGGTTCTGAAGGACCTGAGGCCCTCGGGCTTCGAGGACATCGTATCCGTACTAGCACTTTATCGTCCGGGTCCGATGGAATTCATTCCGAAGTTTATCGCCGGCAAGCACGGTGAAATCGCTGTAGAATATCCGCATGCCGATCTGACGCCGATCCTGGCGGATACCTACGGGATCATCGTGTATCAGGAGCAGATCATGCAGATCGCTTCCCTGATGGCCGGCTTCTCGCTCGGTGAGTCGGATCTGTTGCGCCGGGCAGTGTCGAAGAAGAAACGCGAGACGCTGGACAAGGAGCGCAGCCACTTCGTACAGGGCAGCCTGCAGCAGGGCTACCAGGAGACGGATGCGAACGCCGTTTATGATATGATTGTCAGATTCGCCGATTACGGCTTCCCGCGGGCCCATGCCGCCGCCTATGGTGTGCTGGCCTTCCAGACGGCTTATCTGAAGGCACATTATCCAGTGCAGTTTATGGCTGCGATGCTGACGGCTGTAATGGGCACCCACCGCAAGGTGGCGGAATATGTGCTGGACTGCCGCCGCACAGGCATCGGTGTATTGCCGCCTGATGTCAACGAGAGCGGCGTGCTGTTCACCCCGGTTCCCGGTGAAGGGGGCGGGCACATCCGCTTTGGACTGGCAGCGGTGAAGAATGTCGGCACACTGGCGGTGGAGAACATTATGGCCGTCCGCAAGGAGCGGCCGTTCGACAGTCTGCTTGATTTCTGCCGGCGTGTCGATTTGCGCGTCTGCAACAAACGTGTGATTGAATCGCTGCTTCAAGCGGGTGCATTCGATTGTCTGCCTGGACATCGGGCGCAGCTGCTCGCAATGCTTGACGAGACAGTGGATGCTGCAGCCAAATGGCGCAAGGAGCGCGATGAGCTGCAGATTCAGCTGTTCGACGACCTGATTGAAACGCCGAACTGGGAGATCCGTTATCCGGATATCCCGAGATTCTCTGTGACCCAGCAGCTGGAGCTGGAGCGTGAGCTGCTCGGGCTGTACCTGTCCGGCCATCCGCTGGACGACAGCGCTGCACTGTTAGAGGAGCCGGGCATGCAGCGGCTGATGGATCTTGGCGAAGCTCCTGATGAGAGCCAGACGGTTACGGCCGGAATGGTCGTCTCCGTTAAGGAGATTACGACAAAAGCCGGCAAGGCGATGGCATTTGTCGAATGGGAGGACCAGATCGAGCGCTGCGAGGTCGTGCTGTTCCCTGAGGTGTGGAAACGCAGCCGCAGCCTGATTGAGAAGGGTGCGCTGCTGGCCCTGCGCGCCAAGGTGCAGCAGGAGGATGAGGGCTTCAAGCTGCTGGCCGAAGAGGTCGCGCCGCTCGGCGCGGACGCGCTCCGCGGCCTGCTGCAGCGCCGCAGCGCAGCTGCCGCCCGGCCGGCCGGCGGCGGCCGGGGCGCCCCTGCAGGAGCGCAGCGCAGCGCTCCTGCTTCCCGGAGCGGCGCCGGAGGTACCGGCGCCGCGCAAGGCAGTGCAGGCGGCACAGCTGCGCCTGCAGCCCCGCCGGCCGCGCCTGCGGATGCGGCCCGGCCAGCGGCCCCGCGCCCGGCGGCTGCCGCGGGGGAGAACGGCCCGCGTGTCTTTATCAAGATCACGCCGGCCTCGGAGAACCCCGCGCTGCTCTCACGCCTGCAGGCACTGCTGCAGACCCATCCCGGGCCTGCAGCCACCCTGCTGTTCTATGAGCGGGAGCAGCGGCTGCTGGCATTAAGCGACAGTTACCGCATTGAACCGGCGCCGGAGCTGATTGCGGCGGTTGAAGAGATGCTGGGAGCCGGTACAGTGAGAATAAAATAA
- a CDS encoding phosphatidylglycerophosphatase A family protein, with translation MSYQMATELLERRGVTLTAIAEIVYILQSAYYPDLTQEECMSSVKSVLGKREVQYTLMTGVALDELAEQGLLPQPLQAVMEADESLYGADETLALGITGVYGMIGLTGFGYLDKIKLGIIGTLNDDPGKIHVFLDDLVAGIAAAASARIAHRHEGAKVYPHVTGTP, from the coding sequence ATGTCCTATCAAATGGCAACAGAGCTGCTGGAGCGCAGGGGAGTTACGTTAACAGCCATCGCTGAGATCGTATATATTCTGCAGTCGGCGTATTATCCGGACTTAACGCAGGAAGAGTGTATGTCCAGCGTCAAGTCGGTTCTTGGCAAAAGAGAGGTGCAGTATACGCTCATGACGGGCGTTGCCCTCGATGAACTGGCGGAACAAGGGCTTCTTCCCCAGCCGTTGCAGGCGGTGATGGAAGCGGATGAATCGCTTTACGGGGCGGACGAGACTCTGGCACTCGGCATCACGGGAGTCTATGGCATGATCGGACTGACAGGCTTTGGTTATCTGGACAAAATAAAGCTCGGCATTATCGGCACGCTGAACGATGATCCGGGGAAAATCCACGTCTTTCTGGATGATCTGGTGGCCGGAATTGCCGCCGCTGCTTCAGCCAGAATAGCCCATCGTCATGAAGGGGCGAAGGTGTATCCCCATGTCACCGGTACGCCATAA
- the accD gene encoding acetyl-CoA carboxylase, carboxyltransferase subunit beta, whose translation MFKDLFQKKRKYATIPSERLERSGGPAEGERPKREIPEGLMSKCSKCGTIQYSKELEKNFKVCPSCGYHMRLNAMERIAMTLDPEGFIEFDSEMASVDPLQFPGYASKLEQQQSKTGQVEAVITGQGTIGGHPVIVAVMNFEFFSGSMGSVVGEKITRAVEEATEKKLPMLIFSTSGGARMQESILSLMQMAKTSAALARFGEAGGLYISIITDPTTGGVSASFASLGDIIIAEPGAVFGFAGRIVIEQTIRQKLPDDFQTAEFNLQHGQLDLVVHRKEMRSTLTKLLELHDVKGGF comes from the coding sequence TTGTTCAAAGATTTATTTCAGAAAAAACGGAAGTACGCGACTATTCCTTCAGAACGTCTGGAGCGGAGCGGCGGACCGGCGGAAGGCGAACGCCCGAAGCGGGAGATTCCCGAAGGGCTCATGAGCAAGTGCAGTAAATGCGGTACGATCCAGTACAGTAAGGAACTGGAGAAGAATTTTAAGGTATGCCCGTCCTGCGGTTATCATATGCGGCTGAACGCGATGGAGCGGATCGCCATGACACTTGATCCCGAAGGGTTTATTGAGTTTGACAGCGAGATGGCCTCCGTTGACCCGCTGCAGTTTCCGGGCTATGCCTCGAAGCTGGAACAGCAGCAGTCCAAAACCGGACAAGTTGAAGCTGTGATCACCGGCCAGGGAACGATCGGCGGCCACCCGGTTATTGTAGCTGTAATGAATTTTGAATTCTTCAGCGGCAGTATGGGTTCAGTTGTCGGCGAGAAGATCACCCGCGCCGTGGAAGAAGCTACGGAGAAGAAGCTTCCGATGCTGATTTTCTCCACTTCGGGCGGTGCCCGGATGCAGGAGAGTATTCTCAGTCTGATGCAGATGGCTAAGACCAGTGCAGCCCTGGCCCGGTTTGGCGAGGCCGGAGGATTATATATTTCGATCATTACCGACCCTACGACAGGTGGCGTGTCCGCGAGCTTTGCGAGCCTTGGCGACATTATTATTGCCGAGCCCGGAGCGGTATTTGGATTCGCCGGAAGAATCGTAATTGAGCAGACGATCCGGCAGAAGCTGCCGGATGATTTCCAGACAGCTGAATTTAATCTTCAGCACGGACAGCTTGATCTGGTTGTGCACCGTAAGGAAATGCGGTCTACGCTGACCAAGCTTTTGGAATTGCATGATGTGAAAGGGGGATTTTAG
- a CDS encoding acetyl-CoA carboxylase carboxyltransferase subunit alpha, with product MAGELPFEMPLVEMRKKIAELKQFGEEKGIDFTDEVARLEERYRVLAEEIYSNISAPQKMHLARHHGRPTSLDLIGLIFTDFMELHGDRLFGDDLAVVGGIARLNGMPVTVIGQQRGKDTKENILRFFGSAHPEGFRKAMRLMKQAEKFRRPIITFIDTKGAYPGNTAEERGQSEAIARSLYEMSQLAVPVVCVVIGEGGSGGALALAVGNRVLMLEHAIYSAISPNGAASILWKDAGKAEQAAEAMKITAADLLAMEVIEEIVPEPRGGAHHDYEATGAAIKDAVWRHLQELSGLDPAELKEDRYRKFRKIGEFAEGAQESAILEEEVQNVE from the coding sequence TTGGCGGGAGAGTTGCCTTTTGAAATGCCTCTGGTAGAAATGCGCAAGAAGATCGCTGAGCTGAAGCAGTTTGGCGAAGAGAAGGGCATCGATTTCACGGACGAAGTTGCCCGGCTTGAAGAACGTTACCGTGTACTCGCGGAAGAAATATATTCTAACATCTCGGCTCCCCAGAAAATGCATCTCGCCCGGCATCACGGGCGTCCGACGTCGCTTGATCTGATCGGGCTGATCTTTACGGATTTCATGGAGCTTCACGGCGACCGCTTGTTCGGAGACGACCTTGCGGTAGTCGGCGGGATTGCCAGGCTGAACGGCATGCCGGTTACCGTCATCGGCCAGCAGCGGGGCAAGGATACGAAGGAGAACATTCTGCGCTTCTTTGGCAGTGCGCATCCCGAGGGCTTCCGCAAAGCGATGCGACTGATGAAGCAGGCGGAGAAGTTCCGCCGTCCCATCATCACTTTTATTGACACCAAGGGGGCTTACCCCGGAAATACGGCAGAGGAACGCGGACAGTCTGAGGCAATTGCGCGCAGTCTCTACGAGATGTCCCAGCTTGCTGTGCCTGTTGTCTGCGTCGTCATTGGTGAAGGCGGCAGCGGCGGAGCTTTGGCGCTGGCGGTGGGCAACCGTGTGCTGATGCTGGAACATGCCATCTATTCAGCGATCTCCCCGAACGGTGCAGCCTCTATCCTGTGGAAGGATGCAGGTAAGGCAGAGCAGGCGGCCGAAGCGATGAAGATTACGGCAGCCGATCTTTTGGCGATGGAGGTCATTGAAGAAATTGTCCCTGAGCCAAGAGGCGGAGCACACCATGATTACGAAGCAACCGGGGCAGCAATCAAGGATGCTGTATGGCGCCATTTGCAGGAACTGTCCGGTCTGGACCCCGCAGAGCTCAAAGAGGACCGCTACCGTAAATTCCGCAAAATTGGCGAGTTTGCCGAAGGCGCGCAGGAGTCAGCGATTCTTGAAGAAGAAGTGCAGAACGTGGAGTAG
- the pyk gene encoding pyruvate kinase, which produces MRKSKIVCTIGPASESLENIKKLILAGMNVARLNFSHGDFEEHGNRIKTIRQASKELGKTVAILLDTKGPEIRTGKLEVEPIELVQDEYLTLTTEEILGDQNRISITYSDLPNDVQVGSTILIDDGLIGLTVVDIQGTEIKTRIVNGGTIKSKKGVNVPGVSISLPGITEKDTNDIVFGIGQDIDFIAASFVRKASDVQEIRALLEKHNASHIQIISKIENQEGVDNLDEILAVSDGLMVARGDLGVEIPAEDVPLAQKLMIQKCNIAGKPVITATQMLDSMQRNPRPTRAEASDVANAIFDGTDAIMLSGETAAGKYPVESVLTMSRIAEKAESALNHREIFMKQQIAQETTVTEAISQSVAISALDLNAKAIISSTVTGHTARVVSKYRPKSQIIAVTTQERTMRQLALVWGVTPVFGNEATSTDELLETALKGGKASGLVKAGDLVVITAGIPLGRSGSTNLVKVDTIPAD; this is translated from the coding sequence ATGCGGAAAAGTAAAATTGTATGTACGATCGGACCTGCTAGTGAATCGTTGGAGAATATCAAAAAATTGATTTTGGCTGGTATGAATGTAGCCCGTCTGAACTTCTCCCACGGCGACTTTGAAGAGCACGGCAACCGGATTAAAACCATTCGTCAGGCATCTAAAGAACTGGGTAAAACCGTTGCTATCCTGCTCGACACCAAAGGACCGGAGATTCGCACCGGCAAGCTGGAAGTAGAACCGATTGAACTGGTTCAGGACGAGTACCTGACATTGACTACGGAAGAAATCCTTGGTGATCAGAACCGTATCTCGATTACTTACAGCGATCTTCCTAACGATGTTCAAGTAGGATCGACTATCCTGATCGACGACGGTCTTATCGGACTTACAGTAGTTGACATTCAAGGCACAGAAATCAAGACCCGTATTGTTAACGGCGGTACGATCAAGAGCAAAAAAGGTGTTAACGTACCTGGAGTTTCTATCTCCCTGCCGGGCATTACAGAAAAAGATACCAACGATATCGTTTTTGGGATCGGACAGGACATCGATTTTATCGCAGCTTCCTTCGTTCGCAAAGCCAGCGACGTTCAGGAAATCCGTGCACTGCTTGAGAAGCACAACGCTTCCCATATCCAAATCATCTCCAAGATCGAAAACCAAGAAGGTGTCGATAATCTTGATGAAATTTTGGCGGTTTCCGACGGCCTTATGGTTGCCCGTGGTGACCTCGGCGTAGAAATTCCTGCTGAAGATGTGCCTCTGGCTCAGAAGCTGATGATTCAAAAATGTAACATTGCCGGCAAGCCGGTAATCACAGCTACCCAAATGCTGGATTCCATGCAGCGCAACCCGCGTCCTACCCGCGCTGAAGCGAGTGACGTAGCGAACGCTATCTTCGACGGTACTGATGCAATCATGCTGTCCGGTGAAACTGCTGCCGGGAAATATCCGGTAGAATCCGTGCTCACAATGTCCCGCATTGCTGAGAAAGCGGAATCCGCGCTGAACCACCGTGAAATCTTCATGAAGCAACAGATCGCCCAAGAAACAACGGTTACTGAAGCTATCAGCCAATCCGTAGCGATCTCCGCTTTGGACCTGAATGCTAAAGCTATCATTTCTTCGACAGTAACTGGCCACACTGCACGCGTGGTTTCTAAATACCGTCCTAAATCCCAAATCATTGCCGTAACCACTCAAGAAAGAACTATGCGTCAATTGGCACTGGTATGGGGCGTAACTCCAGTATTCGGTAACGAAGCTACTTCGACCGACGAACTGCTGGAAACTGCACTCAAAGGCGGTAAAGCTTCCGGCCTGGTAAAAGCAGGCGATCTCGTTGTGATCACTGCCGGTATTCCACTGGGACGTTCCGGTTCCACTAACCTCGTGAAAGTGGACACGATTCCTGCCGACTAA
- a CDS encoding G1 family glutamic endopeptidase codes for MSTVHRLKRSQPCFTDKTNQSRTRITGFGWTSSNWSGYAIRGKKGAFRRISAEWIVPFVKPTSKPTYSSAWIGIDGFKNSSLIQTGTGHESVNGTVHYYAWWEILPAAETVIQLPVSPGDRIRATIMKVSIGKWCIILCNLSKQWTFRTLQRYNGPQSSAEWIMEAPQIGNTVAPLAHLTPTRFSCCRVNGKSPKLTASNGGIMIQNKITVAVPSSPNARGDAFTVKRIYRKGLSQAYLKSPISVRS; via the coding sequence GTGAGCACAGTTCATAGATTAAAGCGCAGTCAGCCCTGTTTTACGGATAAAACCAACCAGAGCAGAACCCGGATCACCGGTTTCGGCTGGACGTCAAGCAACTGGAGCGGATATGCGATCAGAGGCAAAAAAGGCGCCTTCCGGCGGATTTCCGCCGAGTGGATCGTACCCTTCGTAAAACCCACATCTAAACCCACTTATTCTTCGGCATGGATCGGGATCGACGGCTTCAAGAACAGCAGCCTGATTCAGACCGGCACCGGACATGAATCCGTGAACGGAACGGTCCACTATTACGCCTGGTGGGAGATCCTGCCTGCAGCAGAGACGGTTATCCAGCTCCCGGTCTCACCGGGTGACCGGATCCGGGCCACAATCATGAAAGTCAGCATCGGTAAATGGTGTATCATACTGTGTAATTTGAGCAAGCAATGGACCTTTCGTACCCTCCAGCGCTATAACGGTCCGCAGAGCTCCGCCGAATGGATTATGGAAGCTCCGCAGATCGGTAACACCGTGGCTCCCTTAGCCCATTTGACGCCGACACGCTTCAGCTGCTGCCGGGTCAACGGAAAAAGCCCTAAGCTCACTGCCAGTAACGGGGGGATCATGATCCAAAACAAAATTACGGTTGCCGTGCCTTCAAGCCCCAACGCCAGGGGCGATGCTTTTACAGTGAAACGTATATATCGTAAAGGACTATCTCAAGCTTACTTGAAAAGCCCCATTTCTGTTCGCTCTTAG
- a CDS encoding MFS transporter: MDKLLKLRGFYLFLGLAGGSFGSYLTLLLKYNGMDVSQIGMMMATGTLIAICIQPVWGLIADRYNQARLVLILSVAVPAVLAVFYRFEYFMVLLLIYTVSTIFSSTQAPIADSYAIAAANKAGSSYGSIRLMMSIGAAVGAYAGGQYIENFSVSTIWLPFLVLNSAAVIIALTLPKQAEENHMMSQSFSQGIKKLIGNRVFLAFLGGCFLVNQTMAAFGTYFVVAFQSVGGSASHAGIALFIASFTNVPSMLYASKVIRKLGRERTLLLGALIYVLRWGIQVAFPYPSVMIGVQVLHGLSFGLFYIAAVEYVSQITSPEMQATGQSVFNIVFSGFAGILGNLLNGFLLSEGGVELMNLSCMLSAAVGAVLLLYVARSSRSKVPRPVPSNGLGL; the protein is encoded by the coding sequence ATGGATAAATTACTGAAGCTGCGCGGCTTCTATCTCTTTTTAGGCCTGGCCGGAGGCTCTTTCGGCTCCTATCTGACACTGCTCCTGAAGTATAACGGTATGGATGTCAGCCAGATCGGCATGATGATGGCCACTGGTACATTAATCGCCATCTGCATTCAACCGGTGTGGGGTCTAATCGCTGACAGATACAATCAGGCACGCCTTGTACTGATCCTTAGTGTGGCTGTGCCGGCGGTGCTGGCTGTTTTTTACCGCTTCGAATATTTCATGGTATTGCTGCTGATTTACACAGTGTCCACCATCTTCTCGTCTACACAGGCCCCTATCGCCGATTCTTACGCCATTGCAGCCGCGAACAAGGCCGGGTCCTCTTACGGCAGCATCCGGCTGATGATGAGCATAGGAGCGGCTGTAGGGGCCTATGCGGGCGGGCAATATATTGAGAATTTCTCGGTATCCACAATCTGGCTGCCTTTTCTGGTCCTGAATTCGGCTGCGGTAATCATTGCCCTGACACTGCCGAAGCAGGCAGAGGAGAATCACATGATGAGCCAGTCATTCTCCCAGGGTATCAAGAAGCTGATTGGCAACCGCGTCTTTCTGGCCTTTCTGGGCGGATGTTTTCTGGTTAACCAGACGATGGCGGCGTTTGGCACCTACTTTGTGGTAGCTTTTCAATCGGTCGGCGGCTCTGCGAGCCATGCCGGTATTGCCTTGTTTATTGCTTCCTTTACCAATGTGCCATCCATGCTGTATGCCTCGAAGGTTATCCGTAAGCTTGGACGTGAACGCACACTGCTGCTTGGTGCGCTTATCTATGTACTGCGCTGGGGAATTCAAGTGGCCTTCCCTTATCCTTCGGTAATGATCGGAGTACAAGTGCTGCACGGCCTGTCCTTTGGCCTCTTTTATATCGCTGCCGTGGAGTATGTATCCCAGATCACTTCACCGGAAATGCAGGCAACGGGCCAAAGCGTCTTTAATATCGTCTTCTCCGGATTTGCCGGTATTCTGGGCAATCTGCTGAATGGCTTTCTGCTGAGCGAAGGAGGCGTGGAGCTGATGAATCTGTCCTGCATGCTTAGTGCCGCAGTTGGAGCAGTTCTGCTGCTCTACGTAGCCAGAAGCTCCCGCAGCAAAGTTCCGCGGCCGGTGCCTTCGAACGGGCTGGGACTCTAG
- a CDS encoding acyl-CoA thioesterase: MESRNRVHASRWYRTAFRVRYQETDQMGVVYHANYLSWFESGRTEMFRGLGFAYRSLEDLGVLLPVTAADLQFKSPARYDDLIAVYARLSVFSALRVVYEYEIRRLTEQEDVGPGNYSGSGMKSEPLDQPLPGELLVSGSTSHVWLNKEWKPVRLDRALPELYRAITGALREEGGAV; the protein is encoded by the coding sequence ATGGAATCACGTAATCGGGTTCATGCCAGCCGCTGGTATCGTACCGCTTTCCGCGTAAGATATCAGGAGACGGATCAGATGGGGGTGGTATATCATGCCAACTATCTGAGCTGGTTTGAGAGCGGGCGTACCGAGATGTTCCGCGGGCTTGGCTTTGCCTACCGTTCACTGGAGGATTTGGGTGTGCTTCTTCCGGTGACTGCCGCAGATTTGCAATTCAAAAGCCCGGCGCGCTATGATGATCTTATTGCTGTGTATGCCCGGCTTAGTGTCTTTTCGGCATTGAGAGTGGTATATGAATACGAAATCCGCCGGTTAACGGAGCAGGAAGACGTTGGCCCCGGGAATTATTCCGGGTCAGGTATGAAGTCAGAGCCGCTGGATCAGCCGTTGCCTGGCGAGCTGCTGGTTAGCGGATCAACCTCTCATGTCTGGTTAAACAAGGAATGGAAGCCGGTTAGGCTGGACCGGGCGCTGCCCGAGCTGTACCGCGCCATAACCGGGGCGCTGAGGGAAGAAGGAGGGGCAGTATGA